Part of the Trichocoleus sp. genome is shown below.
TACTCAGACTCTAACAATTAGCCCTGCATTTGCTCAGGTTCCTGTGGCTCAGTCTCTCTGGATGCTCTCAACTGCCACACTGGAGCCCCAGCTTTTCCAGGTCATCCGTGTTACTGAGCTTGAAGATAATCTCTATCAAATAGAGGCTGCAAATTATCAGCCTGGTAAGTTTGACTACGTTGAGAACGGGGCCGCGCTGGTAGATGCAGATGTCACAGACTTACCGCCGATCGTTGCTCCTGCTTCTCCGCTGAACCTGCATGTCTTTGAGGCACTGTATGAAACGACAGGTTCAGCAGGAGTTCGCTGTAAGGCACAGCTCTTCTGGGGACATGCTAACCCTGAGCGGGTCAAAGAATATCAAATTGAATTCAAGCCTTCCTCAGAGGGATACTGGCGCATTGCAGGAGTCAGTGATGGAACCTCCTATGAGATCTATGACATTCAACCTGGAATCTGGGACTTTAGAGTTAAGGCAGAATCCAGCCTGGGTTTGGAGAGTGAGTACACCTACCTCTACAACCAGCAAATTTATGGACTGACCCTGCCCCCTACGGATGTAACAGGACTATCACTCACTCCCAACTCAGGAACTGTCGCCACGCTTTCTTGGGATCGCTCACCTGATTTAGATGTAAGAATTGGGGGCTACCTGGAAGTAAAGTATTCCCCTAAATTGGATGGCATTGGAGTCTCAGATGGGGTACTGCTTGCGACCTTCCAGGGTGGAGCAACCAGTGGTCAAGTTCCACTTCTAAAGGGTTCTTACATCACCAGATGGGTGGATAGCTCTGGCAACAGGTCTGTCAATCTCACGATCGTAGAGGCTGATGTCAGTGATGCCCTGGCTGTCAATGTCATCAGCGAGTTAACTCAACATCCCACCTTTCCAGGCATAGGCTACAAGATTAATAAACTTCCCACCAACCAAATTACGCTCGCTCCCCAGTGGTTAGTAGATGGTTGGGACAAGATAGATGACGTGGATGATTTAGCCTACTGGCACTTGGACATGATGGCGCAGGGGCAGCTAGCAATTGAGTCCTATGGAGAGTATTACTTTGACAAAATCGTGGATATGGGCGACTGCTACACAGCTCGTATCTGGGCTGAGTTGGAAGCAGAAGTTTTTAGTGATGTCTACAAAATTGATCAAAAGGTTGGGAACATAGATGACTGGGTGAGATTTGATGGTGGTGACCAGAACAATGCCAATGCGCGGCTCCAGATTTCCATTTCAAAGGATGGAGTGAACTGGTCAAACTATCAGGATTTCATGGCAGGTGAATTTTATGGACGCGCCTTCCAATTTCGCGTTGTCCTTGAATCCTATGACCAGGGGTACACCAACATTAGAGTCTCAAAGCTTTCCGCGACTGTTGATATGCCTGATCGCTTGGACGTTAGCCAAGTGTACACAGTTGCAGGGGGGAATACGACAGTAACCTTTAGCGATCCCTTCTATGAACCTCCTGTTGTTGGGGTAAGCTTCAGCACCAACAATTCTGGTGAATATTACACGATTAGCAATGTCACTCGTACAAGCTTTGATGTTTCTGTAAAAAGCTCAGCAGGGGCAAACCTTGCTCGCTTAGTAACCTATGTGGCAAAAGGCTTTGGTAAATCGCAGCTAGCCCTCTCAACAAGTACGAGTGAACAATATTGGTCTTCAGAAAACAGTCTTCACTACTTCTCTAGCGAGGACGGTTACTTAATAATGTTTTAGTTATAAAAATGGCTTCATTTCCACCAAGACCCATAAAGGTGTCTGAGTTTCCTCAGATGCCTTTTTCTCAAATTAATGATAGTGATACATTACCTATCATTGATACATCACAAACTGCAAATTATAGAGTTGCTTTAACTGATCTCAGGCCATTCCTGCAAAATAATCTAGGAACACTCGCTACTCAGAATGCCAGTGCTATAAACGTTACAGGTGGAACGATTGGAGGTTTGACTTCATTTGGTTCAGCTAACTTAACAGGTAGCGTAACCTTACAGAATACGGTCAATAAGGCTCAGTTTATAGTTGCTCTAAATCCTACTTCAACAGGAATTGAACTCCGCAGAACTGATACAGCAGTGAATCAGGTATATATGGATTTCACTGCAAGCAATCCTTCAGCGGACTATGATGCGAGGATGCTCTTGTCAGCAGATGGGACAAAGTTTTCATTCTTAGGATCATCAACTTTAACCTCCTACGAATTTACTAAAAGCGTTTCATTTACAGCAGGGGGAACACTTGCTGGAACTTTTGCTGGGAATCCCACATTTTCAGGAACTCCAATATTTGCTGATTTCAAACTAAATGCATCAACCTCCTCACTTAACAGACTCATTACCTTTACTACTGGGGGACTGAACCGCTGGGTACTTGCAAAAGCAAGCGGCAATGAAGACCTGCAAATCAACCGTTATGATGATGCGGGAGCCATTGTAAGCACTCCTTTTGTAATTCGTCGTGTCACTGGGGATGTTGATATTTATGAGGCAGCAAACCTGCGATCGGGTGGAATGCTCTCAGGTACGTTTTCAGGAAGTCCAACGCTTAGTGGCATTCCAGTTTTCTCTGCTGGGTGGACTTCTGCTGGATTAACTCTAACCAGTGCAGGGGCATTGCAGACAACAGGGGTTGGTCACGGTTCTGTTTCTGGATCTACTAGAGGAACAGGAGCAGTTGATCTACAAACTAACAGAGGATTAGCAACTCAGGTTGCAAGCGGTAATTACAGCGTTGTACTTGGTGCAAACTCAACAGCCTCCAACACTGTTTCTGTAGCGATTGGGAACAGCTGTATTTCTTCAGGTACAGCTTCAACTGCAATGGGTGTGAGCTGTAGCGCATCAGGAAACAGCTCATTATCAGTGGGTAATACTAACGCAGCAGCAGGAGCAAACTCAGCAGTTCTCAACGTAGGTAATGCAACAATCTCTGGAGCTAATGGAGCTTTTGTCACAGGTTACCAAGCAGTTGGTAGACGTTCAGCAGAGCAGGTTCATGCATCTGGTCAGATTGCAGCAGCAGGGGATGCTCAAACTTCAGTTTTAGTTTTGCGAGGGCAGACTACAAACACTACCCTCACAGAGCTCTTAAAATCTTCTGCCCTTGGGGATCAACAAATTACCCTGCAAAATGACAGCACTCTTGCCTTTGTAATTACTGCAAGCGCAAGACGTACTGATGTAGATAACGAATCAGCAGGCTTTTTCATTCAGGGTGTTATCGATCGCAATGGGACAGCCGCTAGTACCGCCCTGGTTGGGTCAGTCCTAAAAACAGTGCTAGCAAGGGACATTGCCACCTGGGACGTAGTAGTAGACGCTGACACGACTAACGGCACTCTAAGAATTAGGGTTCAAGGCGAGGCTGCAAAGACAATTAGCTGGGTCGCAAGAGTAGAACTGACAGAAGTTATTGGTTAATCATTATGGCTCTTCAAAATAATATTTCTATTTACGGCATTGAGATCCCAGCTTACTCTCGCATTGGAGCGCTTTATTTTAATGGAGGAATTGCTCCACAAGATGAGTATGAAATTAGCTTTAGAGTGGACTCCTACCCTTCTCAAGGAACTTACGTAGAGGGAAAAGAAGGCGCAGCTAAATCTCAAAACATATCTATCTATCTGTCACCTGAAATTGATGCTGATATTCAATTAATGATCAGTAATCTATTTCAAACTTACTCAGAAGACGAATTAAAAGCTCTTGCATTTGGGTTGATTCGTACCCTTGGTTATGAAGCAATTAAAAGCCAACCAGAGTTTGTGAAATCCATTGATCTCTAATCTACTACCCTAAGCAAATTTATTTAATAAAAACAACATGCCATTACACGACTACAACATAGAAAATCAAAGCGGAGCCTCTTTTCGCTCTGATTTGAATAATGCCTTAGAAGCACTGGCCTCACAGAACAGTAGCCCTACAGCTCCTACAGTCACGTTTGCCAATATGGTTTGGATCAACACTAGCAACCAAACGATTTACCAGCGTGACTCACTAAATAGTTCTTGGACTGAGATGGGCAGAATTGACTTGCCATTTTGGGGTCTTGTGCCTCCAGGAACCCTTCTTCTTTATAGTAGTACTGCCATCCCTCCTGGCTTTCTTCGATGTAACGGGGCTGAGGTTTCACGAACTACATACGCTCGCCTTTTCGCTGTTACTGGTGTAACTTATGGAACAGGGAATGGCTCTACGACATTCAATTTACCATCAATCAGTCCTGCTGGTTTTTTCTACATCATCAAGTTTTAACTCTCTATCAGGAGCCTCAACCTCTTGCTAACCAAGGGGTGTTTTTTATAAAAAATTATATGAAAAATATAAAAATGGAAAACTCAAATTCATTGGAGACAAGTCAAGCGATCATTGACGTTTCTGCTAAGACTCAAGACATGGTTGTTGATGCAATCATCACTCAAGCAGGGGGTGTTGGTTTGGGGGTTATACTTTGCGTTGGTGGAATCATAGCTGTTG
Proteins encoded:
- a CDS encoding phage tail protein → MSNQKNSMADELLKIGGSGAVSGGKGGGSAASAPSEAKDDLKSDAWASVLFCISEGQIEGFTDTPAQRIYLNDTAIQRQNGTNNFRQTGIHWRYGTPDQTVVPGMGKARQEYPVNVTVRKGEPATRTLIDPGASRVAVRIRIPSLLDATDKKGDIKATTLEGRIQISAGGGPFQTVKDFKFNNKTNNPYQQTYAFNLPSSTSNTWDIRVVRDTKDSDSVKLQNDLAWDAYTSIEDTVKNYPNTALLGLRLSSEQFSSVPEVSADLRGIRVLIPQNYDPYNRVYSGGFNGTLVPGWTSNPAWILYDLLTDDRYGLALPSNLLDVYSFYSAAIYNDGLVSTGVGNRTEPRYTCNCYIDSREDAYSLINRVASTFRANLYWSNGKIKLIQDAPRSAVRLYSQADAVVEVDDSGRESAPFEYACTDTTTRYTAAIVRYTNPQTWEVDDVYVEDAAAIARWGYKSQEIDAFACTSKSQARRIGKWALYTSLHQTDIVTFKVGSQGLLCEPGEVVKIADPSRAGKRLAGRIVSATANTVTLDAAVTLESGKSYKLSVLGFDGKQVEYQVVTGATTTQTLTISPAFAQVPVAQSLWMLSTATLEPQLFQVIRVTELEDNLYQIEAANYQPGKFDYVENGAALVDADVTDLPPIVAPASPLNLHVFEALYETTGSAGVRCKAQLFWGHANPERVKEYQIEFKPSSEGYWRIAGVSDGTSYEIYDIQPGIWDFRVKAESSLGLESEYTYLYNQQIYGLTLPPTDVTGLSLTPNSGTVATLSWDRSPDLDVRIGGYLEVKYSPKLDGIGVSDGVLLATFQGGATSGQVPLLKGSYITRWVDSSGNRSVNLTIVEADVSDALAVNVISELTQHPTFPGIGYKINKLPTNQITLAPQWLVDGWDKIDDVDDLAYWHLDMMAQGQLAIESYGEYYFDKIVDMGDCYTARIWAELEAEVFSDVYKIDQKVGNIDDWVRFDGGDQNNANARLQISISKDGVNWSNYQDFMAGEFYGRAFQFRVVLESYDQGYTNIRVSKLSATVDMPDRLDVSQVYTVAGGNTTVTFSDPFYEPPVVGVSFSTNNSGEYYTISNVTRTSFDVSVKSSAGANLARLVTYVAKGFGKSQLALSTSTSEQYWSSENSLHYFSSEDGYLIMF